The Kineothrix sp. MB12-C1 genome includes a window with the following:
- a CDS encoding excisionase, with amino-acid sequence MNNTDVPIWERYTLTIEEASKYFRIGEKKLRKLAEENINSGWVIMNGNRVQIKRKQFEKIVDTLDVI; translated from the coding sequence ATGAACAATACTGATGTGCCAATTTGGGAAAGATACACGCTGACGATTGAGGAAGCGTCAAAATACTTCCGTATCGGGGAGAAGAAACTGCGTAAGTTGGCAGAGGAAAATATCAATTCTGGATGGGTCATTATGAATGGAAACCGTGTGCAGATTAAGCGGAAACAGTTTGAAAAAATCGTTGATACTTTGGACGTTATTTAG
- a CDS encoding helix-turn-helix domain-containing protein gives METVADKIGVTPQHVSNIETGNSSVSLTTLVAIANLLKVSADELLCDTILIAMIMKYGYWLMY, from the coding sequence TTGGAAACGGTTGCTGACAAAATAGGTGTCACTCCGCAACACGTCAGCAATATAGAAACTGGTAATTCTAGCGTCAGCCTAACGACACTTGTTGCGATTGCTAATCTGCTGAAAGTGTCGGCTGATGAATTGTTATGTGACACTATCTTGATTGCAATGATTATGAAATACGGGTATTGGTTGATGTATTGA
- a CDS encoding TetR/AcrR family transcriptional regulator: protein MARPVKKPPEQWKNEILNAAQNLFMSKGFEETSVADIMQAANGATGMFYRCYQSKEEILNVLVEKWAALYVQKIIFLLDNPNSTFSEKLVGILDVIRQMSSQTIGMEAFFTASNEIVLNKLTRQMTSMLAPLLASVLKQGIKDGILVLENADFYANYIIGGSLGALNHGNSMTRENIAHNLEYLPQAIANTLNIDISLLLNAQNLKGGGK, encoded by the coding sequence ATGGCACGACCTGTAAAGAAACCACCCGAACAATGGAAAAATGAAATTTTAAATGCAGCACAAAATCTGTTTATGTCAAAAGGTTTTGAAGAAACTTCTGTTGCTGATATTATGCAAGCAGCAAATGGGGCAACGGGAATGTTTTATCGTTGCTACCAAAGCAAGGAGGAAATTCTAAATGTGCTTGTTGAAAAATGGGCGGCATTATACGTGCAAAAGATAATTTTCTTACTGGATAATCCTAATAGTACATTTAGCGAAAAATTGGTTGGCATTTTAGATGTAATAAGACAAATGTCCTCACAAACAATTGGTATGGAAGCTTTCTTTACTGCTTCTAATGAAATTGTCTTGAATAAGTTGACTAGACAAATGACTTCAATGTTAGCTCCGTTGCTTGCGTCTGTTTTGAAACAAGGTATAAAAGACGGGATTTTAGTCCTTGAAAATGCGGACTTTTATGCCAATTATATTATTGGTGGTTCTTTAGGAGCACTCAATCATGGAAATAGTATGACAAGAGAAAACATAGCACATAATTTGGAATATCTACCACAAGCAATCGCCAACACATTAAACATAGACATTAGCCTGCTGCTAAACGCCCAGAATTTAAAAGGAGGTGGAAAATGA
- a CDS encoding methyl-accepting chemotaxis protein, with the protein MNKLKNLTIGKKLRAGFSIVLALMILSSLLSLISITTIGNQVELYGQYTVPNNTYLTNIRVNMQNVLFNLLEAITEEDPGYVKAALDDADVKAKIVAENLEAFKSNRRDNSDAEELERLTIAISDSAAIRKQIVELTLTDSKEDRGKALRMFWDEYRPTLNVAIDILNEYDVIANEQATKQNSTSAFIMNISWFILLGCGIASIVLTIFVIKTTTRSILNPVDEIMKLYEEVAKGNMNAEIKYESSDEMGQLAKLIQKSNEMMSDILKDVSEKFNRIADGDLSVTVDMEYPGDFKILKETISNTVSTLNQTMHIINATAEQVSEGSDQVSDAAQSLAAGSTQQAASIQELSDSIEKISHQSSENLAIIDTVSNSVKQTSNAVNDGNAQMMQLTNAMENIGSSSNQIADITRAIESIASQTNLLALNAAIEAARAGDAGKGFAVVAEEVRDLAAKSAEAAQQTGELIEASVSDVSKGMQITKQMDTILKNVMKSTGEVTEEFVKIEQASIEQADAIEQIKTGLSHISAVVQNNAATAEENSATSEEMSSQAMMLREEVSRFKLN; encoded by the coding sequence ATGAACAAATTAAAAAATCTCACTATTGGTAAAAAATTGAGGGCTGGATTTAGTATCGTTCTCGCCCTAATGATACTATCTTCTCTGCTTTCCTTAATCAGTATTACTACTATTGGAAATCAAGTGGAACTATACGGACAATATACAGTACCAAACAATACATATCTTACTAATATACGAGTAAATATGCAGAATGTTCTTTTCAATCTACTGGAAGCTATTACAGAAGAAGATCCCGGCTACGTCAAAGCGGCTCTTGATGATGCGGATGTGAAAGCGAAAATAGTTGCTGAGAATTTGGAAGCATTTAAAAGTAATAGACGTGATAACTCCGATGCGGAAGAACTTGAACGCCTTACCATTGCTATCAGTGACTCAGCCGCAATCAGAAAACAAATTGTAGAACTTACCCTCACTGATTCAAAAGAAGACCGGGGTAAAGCTCTCAGAATGTTTTGGGATGAATATAGACCAACACTGAACGTTGCAATAGATATTCTTAACGAATACGATGTCATAGCAAATGAACAGGCTACAAAGCAAAATTCAACCTCTGCCTTTATTATGAATATTTCATGGTTTATACTGTTAGGCTGTGGTATTGCCTCTATTGTACTTACCATTTTTGTTATTAAAACAACAACAAGGTCTATCTTGAATCCTGTTGATGAAATTATGAAATTATACGAAGAAGTTGCCAAAGGTAATATGAACGCAGAAATCAAATATGAAAGTTCCGATGAAATGGGGCAATTGGCAAAACTTATTCAGAAAAGTAATGAGATGATGAGTGATATTCTCAAGGATGTATCCGAAAAGTTTAACCGAATTGCTGATGGAGACTTAAGTGTCACGGTGGATATGGAATATCCCGGCGACTTTAAGATACTTAAGGAAACAATAAGCAATACGGTATCTACTTTAAATCAGACAATGCATATTATCAATGCGACTGCGGAGCAAGTCAGCGAAGGCTCCGACCAAGTCTCAGATGCGGCGCAGTCATTAGCTGCTGGTTCTACACAACAAGCCGCTTCCATACAGGAATTAAGCGATTCTATCGAAAAAATCTCGCATCAAAGTTCAGAAAACCTTGCTATTATCGATACGGTATCGAATTCAGTTAAGCAAACAAGTAATGCGGTTAACGATGGAAATGCTCAAATGATGCAGCTCACAAATGCGATGGAAAATATCGGTTCCTCTTCCAACCAAATTGCTGATATTACAAGGGCCATTGAAAGTATTGCATCTCAGACCAATCTTCTCGCTCTAAATGCTGCAATTGAAGCTGCTCGTGCCGGAGATGCAGGAAAAGGATTCGCTGTTGTGGCTGAGGAAGTACGCGATCTCGCCGCTAAATCAGCGGAGGCCGCCCAACAGACCGGCGAACTTATCGAAGCTTCTGTCAGCGATGTTTCCAAGGGAATGCAGATAACGAAACAGATGGATACGATTTTAAAGAATGTAATGAAAAGTACCGGGGAAGTAACAGAAGAATTTGTTAAGATCGAACAGGCTTCCATAGAACAAGCGGATGCAATTGAACAGATTAAAACGGGACTTTCTCATATTTCTGCTGTTGTACAAAACAATGCTGCTACCGCAGAAGAGAACTCTGCAACAAGTGAAGAAATGTCATCTCAGGCCATGATGCTTCGTGAAGAAGTCAGTAGATTCAAGTTAAACTAA
- a CDS encoding carbohydrate ABC transporter permease: MSAKGKKRIAAAITHLLMTALGIVMIYPLLWMLLSAFKTNSEIFGSTALLPVEPVWDSFIKGWKGTGKVTYTQFYINTFKLVIPTVLFTVFSCSLVAYGFARFRFYGKKVLFMLMISTLMLPNSVLIIPRYILYNKLGWLNSYLPFIMPALFACYPFFIYMMVQFFRGIPVALDEAAEIDGCNTFQVYWRILLPLMKPALFSAAIFQFIWTWNDFFNSLIYINSVSKFPIVLALRMSLDATAAANWNQVLAMSVLSLLPGTILFFSAQKYFVEGVSAGSVKG; encoded by the coding sequence ATGAGTGCAAAGGGAAAGAAGAGAATTGCTGCGGCCATAACCCATTTGCTTATGACTGCTCTGGGAATAGTGATGATCTATCCGTTATTATGGATGCTGTTATCGGCGTTTAAAACGAATTCCGAAATCTTTGGTTCGACGGCTTTATTGCCTGTAGAGCCTGTTTGGGATTCCTTTATAAAAGGTTGGAAAGGAACCGGAAAAGTTACCTATACTCAATTTTATATTAATACATTTAAGCTGGTCATTCCGACTGTACTGTTTACCGTATTCTCCTGTTCGCTGGTGGCCTATGGATTTGCGCGCTTCCGCTTTTACGGAAAAAAAGTCTTATTTATGCTTATGATTTCTACGCTGATGCTGCCGAATTCCGTTTTAATTATTCCGAGATATATTCTTTACAATAAGCTCGGATGGCTGAATAGTTACCTGCCTTTTATTATGCCGGCGCTGTTCGCTTGTTATCCATTCTTTATTTACATGATGGTTCAATTTTTCAGAGGCATCCCGGTCGCCTTGGATGAGGCGGCGGAAATCGACGGATGCAATACTTTCCAGGTATATTGGCGTATTCTTCTTCCGTTAATGAAACCGGCGCTGTTCTCAGCGGCAATCTTTCAATTTATCTGGACATGGAATGATTTCTTTAATTCATTGATCTATATTAATAGTGTCAGCAAATTCCCGATCGTGCTGGCGCTTAGAATGTCATTGGATGCGACGGCGGCGGCCAACTGGAATCAGGTCTTGGCAATGTCGGTGTTATCGCTTCTCCCGGGAACTATCCTATTCTTTTCGGCACAGAAATATTTTGTAGAAGGAGTATCTGCAGGAAGCGTAAAGGGGTAA
- a CDS encoding carbohydrate ABC transporter permease, which produces MKKKKEKKWNNMGYLYIFPWIIGFLIFQIYPLGASLYYSFTEYSITNTPIFVGFKNYITMFTQDSLFYTSLGNTLKYVFMSLPMKILTALIVAVILNQKLRGINFYRTIYYIPSIFGGSVAISILWRFLFMDGGLVNQLLSRVGISSLPWLSNPKISLFTLSLLSVWQFGSSMVLFLAALKQVPEDLYEAALIDGAGRIHMFFKITLPMISSVLFFNILMQLVNAFQDFTGAFVITNGGPLNSTYLYALKLYDEAFKYFKMGYASALSWVLFIIILIFTVVFFRFSEAVTYYEDGGDF; this is translated from the coding sequence ATGAAAAAGAAAAAAGAAAAAAAGTGGAATAATATGGGTTATCTATATATTTTTCCATGGATCATAGGCTTTTTGATTTTCCAGATTTATCCTTTGGGTGCATCCTTATATTATTCTTTTACAGAATATAGCATTACGAATACCCCTATTTTTGTAGGATTTAAAAACTATATTACAATGTTTACACAAGATTCATTGTTCTATACTTCTCTGGGAAATACGCTAAAGTATGTCTTTATGTCATTGCCCATGAAGATTCTTACCGCTTTAATTGTTGCAGTTATATTGAATCAGAAACTGAGGGGAATTAATTTCTACAGGACAATATATTACATCCCTTCTATCTTCGGAGGAAGTGTTGCGATTTCTATTCTCTGGCGATTTTTATTTATGGATGGCGGGCTGGTGAATCAGTTACTGAGTAGAGTGGGAATATCCTCACTTCCATGGCTGTCTAATCCGAAAATTTCTTTATTTACATTAAGTCTTCTGAGCGTTTGGCAATTCGGATCATCTATGGTTCTGTTTCTTGCCGCACTGAAGCAAGTTCCGGAAGATTTGTATGAAGCAGCTTTAATAGACGGGGCAGGACGTATTCACATGTTCTTTAAGATTACACTGCCCATGATAAGTTCTGTTTTATTTTTTAATATTCTTATGCAATTGGTAAATGCATTTCAGGATTTTACAGGAGCATTTGTAATAACCAATGGTGGACCTTTGAACTCCACATACCTTTATGCCCTTAAGCTTTATGATGAGGCATTCAAATACTTTAAAATGGGATATGCCAGCGCACTTTCATGGGTTTTGTTTATTATCATTTTGATTTTTACAGTTGTATTTTTTAGATTTTCAGAGGCGGTGACTTATTATGAAGATGGAGGCGATTTTTGA
- a CDS encoding ABC transporter substrate-binding protein — MNKKMVGVSLAFALLASSLIGCTKPSSEQGVAAERASENTETQDVPQEEESEVKETGEFSPADAGDITLRFAWWGSDARHEATLAAMDKYIELYPNIKIEGEYQGYDGYQQKLMTQFAGGTEPDLMQLDYYWNPEWEGQEDLFVNMADTSLVDLSLFQKSAIDDYMTVNGKVIGLPMNSSGFGIMLNKAFFDKHGLSIDTVWSWEDMIEIGGKINAENPNDYLFAIESGTTTGGICPFILNAYQYSKYGHYWADDNGEIVATKEELTDAFNVLQQLFESGAAQPLGEASLFTGQMEQNPKWINGEIGFTVDWTATVGKYKNSLPEGQFAVGRPPFAKEWDNQEIRLVAGMGLGVSARSENVKVATHFANWLMSDPEAALLLGTQRSVPNNSQAFQALVDGGAIDSEISDMLAWAEEAPAAPVPLIEFNSEVGDIAKDICEQVVYGQLTPEQAADMFLTDVQAKMNTVK; from the coding sequence ATGAACAAAAAAATGGTAGGGGTATCACTGGCTTTTGCATTGTTGGCCAGCAGCTTGATTGGCTGCACAAAGCCATCATCGGAACAGGGAGTGGCAGCAGAGCGGGCAAGTGAGAATACCGAGACACAAGATGTTCCGCAGGAGGAAGAAAGTGAAGTGAAAGAAACCGGAGAGTTTTCGCCGGCTGATGCCGGAGACATAACGCTACGCTTCGCATGGTGGGGATCCGATGCGCGTCATGAAGCAACTTTGGCGGCGATGGATAAATACATAGAATTGTATCCAAATATTAAAATAGAGGGCGAATATCAAGGATACGATGGATATCAGCAGAAATTAATGACTCAGTTCGCGGGAGGTACCGAGCCTGATTTGATGCAGCTGGACTACTACTGGAATCCGGAATGGGAGGGACAGGAAGACTTATTTGTGAACATGGCGGATACTTCCTTGGTAGATTTGTCTTTGTTCCAGAAGTCAGCGATCGATGACTATATGACGGTAAACGGAAAAGTGATTGGCTTGCCTATGAACAGCAGCGGATTCGGTATTATGCTTAATAAAGCTTTTTTCGATAAGCATGGTCTGTCCATAGATACCGTGTGGTCATGGGAAGATATGATCGAGATCGGAGGCAAAATCAACGCCGAGAATCCCAATGACTATCTTTTTGCTATTGAATCAGGAACTACCACAGGAGGTATCTGTCCCTTCATCTTAAATGCTTATCAATATTCTAAATATGGGCACTATTGGGCAGATGATAACGGCGAGATCGTTGCTACGAAAGAAGAATTGACGGATGCTTTTAATGTGTTGCAGCAGCTTTTCGAGAGCGGAGCGGCACAGCCCCTTGGCGAAGCGAGTCTTTTTACAGGGCAGATGGAACAGAATCCTAAGTGGATCAACGGTGAAATCGGTTTTACTGTCGACTGGACGGCGACGGTAGGAAAATATAAGAATTCTTTACCGGAAGGGCAGTTTGCCGTAGGAAGGCCTCCTTTTGCAAAAGAGTGGGATAATCAGGAAATCAGACTCGTTGCAGGTATGGGACTGGGCGTGAGCGCTCGCTCTGAAAATGTGAAAGTTGCCACTCATTTCGCCAACTGGTTGATGAGCGACCCTGAAGCGGCATTGTTACTTGGAACACAGCGTTCTGTTCCCAATAATAGTCAGGCATTCCAGGCGCTTGTGGACGGCGGAGCCATTGACAGTGAAATCTCCGATATGTTGGCATGGGCGGAAGAAGCACCGGCTGCTCCGGTACCGTTGATTGAGTTCAACAGTGAAGTGGGAGACATCGCAAAAGATATTTGCGAGCAAGTAGTTTATGGGCAGCTCACTCCGGAACAGGCAGCCGATATGTTCCTTACAGACGTACAGGCTAAGATGAATACCGTTAAGTAA
- a CDS encoding SGNH/GDSL hydrolase family protein — translation MKEYFKRGTTVLFYGDSITDASRDRENPWHMGHGYAKKVADIYNALYPESKVKFFNRGVGGDRLSDLLERYDGDVLPVRPDFVSVLIGINDTWRRYDSGLIVTADEFEKEYRYLLERLHLDFPESRIMMIEPFLLPADKEKECYWEDLGPKIEIVKRLAAELADFYLSSGQVFEEEMGKGATLLQLSEDGVHPTNEGHNCLAVKWLEIIDSI, via the coding sequence ATGAAAGAATATTTTAAACGAGGAACTACAGTGCTTTTTTATGGAGACAGCATTACGGATGCTTCCAGAGACAGGGAGAATCCTTGGCATATGGGACATGGGTATGCGAAGAAAGTCGCAGATATCTATAATGCATTATATCCGGAAAGCAAAGTGAAGTTTTTTAACAGAGGAGTCGGAGGGGACAGACTGTCCGATTTGCTTGAGCGTTATGATGGGGATGTGCTCCCTGTAAGACCTGACTTTGTCTCGGTGCTTATAGGGATTAATGATACTTGGCGCAGATATGACAGCGGTCTTATTGTTACGGCGGATGAATTCGAAAAAGAATATCGTTATTTATTGGAGCGTTTACATTTAGATTTTCCGGAAAGCAGGATTATGATGATAGAGCCGTTTCTTTTACCGGCGGATAAAGAGAAAGAGTGCTATTGGGAAGACCTCGGCCCTAAGATAGAAATAGTGAAGCGTCTTGCGGCAGAACTGGCAGACTTCTATCTTTCCTCGGGCCAAGTGTTTGAAGAAGAAATGGGAAAAGGGGCTACCCTTTTGCAGCTGTCAGAAGATGGAGTGCACCCTACGAATGAAGGACATAATTGTCTGGCGGTAAAATGGCTCGAAATCATTGACTCTATATAA
- a CDS encoding cache domain-containing sensor histidine kinase has protein sequence MRRRFFLRNFLLVTLPVVLVIILLGLITIYIINSSTKRSITDINTQTVNRIRESTELIFSEADAQSLNYSITPYVMLQLESLLENGYSDKEHMDTSYMIKTFVDSNVNSKEYIHSLYIYLDNTHNNFFASFVGLANVSNFRDTEWLEREREIPLEQKQWLEIRNISSYAMTSYSTDVLSIYKRIYASNKTKPIGVLVLNTQLEYLNEFYQDYLSYPGQAILLLNKSGEVLSMAGAADLFSVRDYVDMSGLDKLYYIAREDNKAYGITYLSLVPRAALYQQSGDILRLVIMAIIASFFLGGTIAFMVTCRNTEDISAILQLVEAAENGKELPDIKPSTDVYGYITQGIVKGFLEKAALDRQLVEKKYRLETMYFSFLQSQLNPHFLFNTLKNIFWKAMKLTGQPNEASHMIDLLANVLYYTLVNPDRYVELQDEIKNTEKYIEIQQMRFDNDFCVVWETEVDAREIKCIKFLLQPLVENSISHGLQYVDSGKIVIKIVREGSAVKFSVIDNGAGFPKSRFCQVYEWMRGEDPPKEGIGLFNLNKRLVLTYGEESSLKISSIPGKETRIDFLVPQNMIN, from the coding sequence ATGAGACGACGTTTTTTTCTTAGAAATTTCCTTCTTGTGACACTTCCGGTCGTACTGGTTATTATATTGCTGGGTTTGATAACGATTTATATCATTAACTCTAGTACGAAAAGGTCAATCACCGATATCAATACCCAAACGGTAAATCGTATCAGGGAAAGTACGGAACTGATATTTAGTGAAGCGGATGCGCAAAGTCTCAACTACAGCATCACGCCGTATGTGATGTTACAATTGGAGTCTTTATTGGAAAACGGATATTCTGATAAGGAGCATATGGATACTTCTTATATGATTAAAACTTTTGTGGATTCTAATGTGAATTCAAAGGAATATATTCATTCTCTTTATATCTATCTCGATAACACGCACAATAACTTCTTCGCTTCCTTTGTCGGTTTGGCGAATGTTTCTAACTTTCGCGATACCGAATGGTTGGAGAGGGAGCGGGAGATACCCTTGGAACAGAAACAATGGTTGGAAATTCGAAATATAAGCTCTTATGCGATGACCTCTTATTCGACGGATGTTCTCAGCATATATAAACGTATTTATGCATCGAATAAAACGAAACCAATCGGAGTATTGGTTTTGAATACACAATTGGAATATTTGAATGAATTTTATCAGGACTATCTTTCTTATCCCGGGCAGGCGATTTTACTCTTAAATAAATCGGGAGAGGTCCTCAGCATGGCGGGGGCTGCGGATTTATTTTCTGTACGCGACTATGTCGATATGAGTGGCTTGGATAAATTATATTATATAGCGAGAGAAGATAATAAAGCCTATGGCATAACCTATCTGTCCCTTGTGCCGAGGGCTGCATTATATCAGCAGTCCGGAGATATTCTTCGTTTGGTTATAATGGCTATCATAGCGTCGTTTTTTCTGGGCGGTACGATTGCGTTTATGGTAACGTGCAGAAATACAGAAGATATAAGTGCAATATTACAGCTTGTGGAAGCGGCGGAGAATGGGAAGGAATTGCCGGATATAAAGCCGTCTACCGATGTTTACGGATACATTACTCAAGGTATAGTAAAGGGATTTCTCGAAAAGGCAGCATTGGATAGGCAGTTGGTTGAGAAGAAATATCGTCTGGAGACTATGTATTTTTCTTTTCTTCAATCACAGCTCAATCCCCATTTTTTGTTTAATACACTCAAAAATATATTCTGGAAGGCTATGAAATTGACCGGTCAGCCTAATGAGGCAAGCCACATGATAGATCTTCTGGCTAACGTATTATATTATACCTTAGTAAATCCCGACAGATATGTTGAATTACAAGATGAAATCAAAAACACGGAAAAATATATAGAAATACAGCAAATGCGATTTGATAATGATTTTTGTGTAGTATGGGAGACGGAAGTCGACGCTCGCGAAATAAAATGCATTAAATTTCTGCTTCAGCCGTTGGTGGAAAACAGTATATCTCATGGTCTGCAATATGTAGATTCGGGAAAAATAGTGATAAAAATTGTCCGGGAAGGTTCGGCGGTGAAATTTTCTGTTATAGATAACGGAGCGGGATTCCCAAAGTCACGGTTTTGTCAAGTCTATGAATGGATGCGCGGAGAAGATCCGCCCAAGGAAGGAATCGGACTGTTCAACCTTAACAAGAGGCTTGTGCTGACTTACGGAGAAGAGTCTTCGCTTAAGATTTCCAGTATTCCGGGGAAGGAAACCCGCATTGATTTTTTGGTACCGCAAAATATGATTAATTAA
- a CDS encoding response regulator transcription factor, with translation MSYKVIIIDDEKEISTGFAQFFPWTKLGFTVSGQFSGGVPALEYIKSNPVDIVISDVIMPGMTGIEFAREISLLELEPRPLVILFSAYDEFKYVREAMKYKCTDYIPKTTEYEELIQIFTSLKKQLDERCSASADEDKEDKIITQIKEYVKQNPADANLEEAASRVYMSASYISRYFKQRTDLNFSDYVSSYKMQLASEMLMDLQYKIYEISMFFGYANPVNFTRSFKKHYGISPREFRYEKMGRILPEDEENS, from the coding sequence ATGTCTTATAAAGTTATTATTATAGATGATGAAAAGGAAATAAGCACAGGATTTGCACAGTTTTTTCCGTGGACAAAGTTAGGATTCACGGTTTCTGGGCAGTTTTCGGGGGGAGTTCCTGCGCTTGAATATATAAAGTCAAATCCTGTCGATATAGTTATAAGCGATGTTATTATGCCGGGTATGACCGGAATTGAATTTGCAAGAGAAATATCGTTGTTAGAGCTGGAACCACGGCCGTTGGTGATTCTGTTCAGTGCGTACGATGAATTTAAATATGTACGCGAGGCGATGAAATATAAATGTACGGACTATATACCCAAGACGACAGAGTACGAAGAATTGATACAGATATTCACTTCCCTTAAGAAACAATTGGATGAACGGTGCTCCGCATCTGCTGATGAGGATAAAGAAGATAAGATAATAACTCAAATTAAAGAGTATGTAAAGCAAAACCCGGCAGACGCCAATCTGGAAGAAGCGGCCTCGAGAGTATATATGAGTGCATCCTATATAAGCCGTTACTTTAAGCAGAGGACAGATTTGAATTTTTCGGATTATGTTTCCTCATATAAAATGCAGCTGGCATCGGAAATGCTGATGGATTTACAATATAAAATATATGAAATAAGTATGTTTTTTGGTTATGCGAATCCCGTTAATTTTACCCGTTCTTTTAAAAAGCATTATGGGATTTCGCCCAGGGAATTCCGTTATGAGAAAATGGGTCGTATTCTTCCGGAGGATGAGGAGAATTCATGA
- a CDS encoding sugar phosphate isomerase/epimerase family protein has translation MKGKLIMWDGIRLSGFADEIDMDLGKQIEVLKKLDIHYVEMRGVDGKGLVEHSIDEVKKIKKRLDEAGIRLSSIGSPIGKIKITDDFRAHMELYKHTVEIAHEMDAPYIRMFSFFMPEGGGYFPYREKVMERLGQFADYAKANHVVLLHENEKDVYGDMACRCLEIMKEFYGEHFKAVFDFANFVQCEQNTVEAYEMLKPYIAYIHIKDARWADAGVVPAGMGDGHVEELLKRLKNSGYEGFLSLEPHLSDFAGFSTLEQQASRKKKMSGEEAFTLAYEALGNILKRI, from the coding sequence ATGAAAGGAAAATTAATTATGTGGGATGGAATTCGATTATCAGGGTTTGCGGATGAAATTGATATGGACTTAGGAAAACAAATAGAAGTATTAAAAAAACTCGATATTCATTATGTGGAGATGCGCGGAGTCGACGGCAAAGGATTGGTAGAGCATTCCATAGATGAGGTGAAGAAAATTAAGAAAAGATTAGATGAAGCAGGAATCAGGCTGTCTTCTATAGGCTCCCCAATCGGAAAAATAAAGATTACCGATGATTTTCGTGCGCATATGGAGCTTTATAAACATACTGTCGAAATCGCACATGAAATGGACGCACCGTATATTCGTATGTTCAGTTTCTTTATGCCGGAGGGGGGCGGTTATTTTCCTTATCGGGAAAAGGTCATGGAGCGGCTAGGGCAGTTTGCAGATTATGCGAAAGCAAATCATGTCGTACTGCTTCATGAGAATGAGAAGGATGTTTATGGGGATATGGCATGTCGTTGTCTGGAAATTATGAAAGAATTCTACGGGGAACATTTTAAAGCTGTTTTTGATTTTGCTAATTTTGTGCAATGCGAACAAAATACAGTGGAAGCGTATGAAATGCTGAAGCCTTATATTGCGTACATCCATATAAAAGATGCCAGATGGGCGGATGCCGGTGTGGTTCCGGCAGGCATGGGAGACGGTCATGTGGAGGAGCTTCTTAAACGGCTGAAAAACAGCGGATACGAAGGCTTTTTATCTCTTGAGCCTCATTTGAGTGACTTTGCCGGATTCAGTACGTTGGAGCAACAGGCTTCCCGGAAGAAGAAAATGAGCGGAGAAGAGGCTTTTACTCTGGCATATGAGGCTCTTGGGAATATTCTGAAAAGAATTTAG